The region CCATATTCTTTTCACATAATTGTATCATATATGTTGTGCGTTCATATTGATTTATTTTTACATTTCCTAATAGTGATTAAATGTTAGCCGGATATCTGTGTTGCTTCGCTAACCAGCTCTTGTTGTAATTACTACTATATATGAAATAAATGCGACAGATTACTGTACCCTAACTCTTGTTGTGACATATGTTGTCCATATTGATTTATTTTTTCATTTCAAATTGTGATATTAAGTTTTAGCTCTTGTTGTAATTATATACTTATTATGTACGAAATAAATGCGACAGATTATTGTATCTTGACAATACAGATGTGTCTCTCATATAAATCAATAAACGTTACAAATTATGTAACAAATGTGGCCTAATTATTTCGCTAGACTAGATAACTTGTTGTAATTTTACTTAATATATGAAATAAATGCGACATATTACTACGCCTTTTACACTtctttattaatttaaaattgaattacCAATTGATTTGTTGGGAACTTGTCAACTTGCAGACAGGCCTTTGAGAGATTCTTTCGTCTATGTTTAAGGGACGATTTGATAGAAATTCGAAAGATTAAGTCAATTAGATGTTTTGAGCCACAAATACAATCACCAGATGTGATTAATTAACAGCCTTACAAACTTAACTATCCAACTACAATATAAAGCAACCTCTACTACACAAGTTTTTTCTCTTAATTTCAAATCCCATTCGATAAAAAAATATACAAATTGTTAGTACAAATTACACCTTATCTGTACTTTAAGCGTCTTGCTTAATTAAGGAGATTTAGTTACATAAACACAGTACAATGACCAAGCCATATCAAACACTAATACTATTTGTAATCAGTGTGTTCTTCTTATCCCTCGTCTACACTGCTCAATCTGAACAAGGTCACTTCGAGATTCGAGGTCAAGTTTATTGCGATCCTTGCCGTGCTCATTTCGTCACTAAACTTAGCACATTTTTAAAAGGTATTAAACCACATTTACTGATACTTCAGTTTTCTGTCCTAAATTACCTTATTTGTTGAACCACTACATGCAGCAGGGGTGACCCTAATTATAGGCGAGCAAGACTTGCGCTTAGGGTCCCGACACATAACCCaaattttttttaactttttaaaGTAAATATATATGAATTACCATGATATATATATTAAGGCCCTATAAACTGATTTCGACCAGGGCCCCTCGAATCTCAGGGCCGGCCCTGCATTACAGGTATCTTATTGGGATTTTCTCTCGTAAATGACCTTATTTGTTGAACCACTGCAACTACCTTATTGGTTTTGTGTCGTAAATGACCTTATTTGTTGAACCACTATAAGTACCTTATCAGTTTTCCGAACCTCTGCATCATTTTTTTTCTAACAATATGCATGTGTGGCTTTGAATATGACAGGTGCCACCGTCCGTTTGGAGTGCAGGAACCGAGAACAAGATACTAACCTGACACTCAAGGGCGAAGAAGCGACTACTGATAACACCGGAACATACCACATTTCTGTGGACGGAGATTATGAAGACGACATTTGCGAGGTTAAACTAGTTAAGAGCCCTGATCCTGACTGTTCTGAGATCAGTGTTGAGAAATATTTTAAAGACGCGGCAAGAATATCTCTTGCAGCTAACAGTGGCATGGCTACTGATGCTCGCATGGCTAATCCCCTCGGATTCTTGAAAAAGGTAGCAAACCCGGAGTGCGAGAAGCTCCTTGCTGATATGGGTATTCATTCAAATAATTAACGATGATCGCAGTTGAAAGATCTAGCTAGCGTCCAGAGTAATGCATGAATTGAATTTCGATTTGTGCGGAGAATAAAATGTTGATGGAGCAATTTTGATATTATGTTGCATGTTGAATGTAATTTATTTTTTCGCCAGATGATGTTGAATGTAAGTTTATCATATAGGAAGCAGAAATTTATCTACAATTGTTTCGACATTCTTCTATCCTTCTTAAATTTTCGAATATCCTCAAAGAGTCGGTGCACTTTTGAGGTTTTGGCTTCTCTAAGGTAGGTCAAGAGTTCGACTCCTGGCGTGTGTGTGCGTGTGTTCAACTTTCAAAAAAAGGGGCTTCCGGTCAATCTACAAGACAGGAATATACTTTCGCAGTTCTTAACT is a window of Apium graveolens cultivar Ventura chromosome 11, ASM990537v1, whole genome shotgun sequence DNA encoding:
- the LOC141696897 gene encoding olee1-like protein, which encodes MTKPYQTLILFVISVFFLSLVYTAQSEQGHFEIRGQVYCDPCRAHFVTKLSTFLKGATVRLECRNREQDTNLTLKGEEATTDNTGTYHISVDGDYEDDICEVKLVKSPDPDCSEISVEKYFKDAARISLAANSGMATDARMANPLGFLKKVANPECEKLLADMGIHSNN